One Punica granatum isolate Tunisia-2019 chromosome 3, ASM765513v2, whole genome shotgun sequence genomic window carries:
- the LOC116202054 gene encoding MLP-like protein 328, with amino-acid sequence MGIEGKLEAELELKSTVDKLYKRLKSEIHHAPDASSDKIHAIEVHEGDWETPGSVKLWTYTIDGKKETFKEKIEVDDETKTVTLVAVDGHVLERYKNYKLIIQIVPKEDHAVAKIAINVEKHSVNVPDPHDYMQFAMGIVKDIDEHLVAQAQ; translated from the exons ATGGGAATTGAGGGGAAGCTGGAGGCTGAGTTGGAGCTCAAGTCCACCGTGGACAAGCTCTACAAGCGTCTGAAAAGTGAGATCCACCACGCTCCCGATGCTTCGTCCGACAAGATCCATGCCATTGAAGTGCACGAGGGCGACTGGGAAACCCCTGGCTCTGTCAAGCTCTGGACTTACACCATCG ATGGAAAGAAGGAGACGTTCAAGGAGAAGATCGAAGTGGATGATGAGACCAAGACGGTGACTTTAGTCGCTGTTGACGGTCACGTTCTTGAAAG GTACAAGAATTATAAACTGATTATACAAATAGTACCGAAGGAGGACCACGCCGTGGCGAAGATTGCAATTAATGTGGAAAAACATAGTGTGAATGTACCGGATCCCCACGACTACATGCAGTTTGCCATGGGCATCGTCAAAGACATAGATGAACACCTTGTTGCCCAGGCGCAATAA
- the LOC116198845 gene encoding MLP-like protein 328, whose protein sequence is MAIEGKVEAELELKSTPDMYFKRLKSEIHHAPNASSDKIHAIEVHEGDWETPGSVKLWTYTIDGRKETFKEKIEVDDQTKTVSMVAVGGHVLDRYKNYKLCVQIVPQENRAVAKISITVEKNDADVPDPHDYLQHAISVAKDIDEHLVAQS, encoded by the exons ATGGCGATTGAGGGAAAGGTGGAGGCAGAGTTGGAGCTCAAATCCACTCCGGACATGTACTTCAAGCGTCTGAAGAGTGAAATCCACCACGCACCCAATGCTTCCTCCGACAAGATCCACGCCATTGAAGTGCACGAGGGTGACTGGGAAACACCTGGCTCTGTCAAACTCTGGACTTACACTATCG ATGGAAGGAAGGAGACGTTCAAGGAGAAGATCGAAGTGGATGATCAGACGAAGACCGTGTCAATGGTTGCTGTTGGAGGCCATGTGCTTGATAG GTACAAGAACTACAAGCTATGCGTACAGATAGTCCCACAGGAGAACCGCGCCGTGGCAAAGATCTCAATCACAGTGGAGAAAAACGACGCAGACGTACCGGATCCTCATGACTACCTGCAGCACGCCATCAGCGTCGCAAAGGACATCGATGAGCACCTTGTGGCCCAGTCGTAA